The Primulina eburnea isolate SZY01 chromosome 12, ASM2296580v1, whole genome shotgun sequence genome includes the window ATTACCCGCAACGTTGCCGCTAGACGTGGAGGAATTGCTAGCGGTGACCGTGGCTACGTCTGCGAATGGTGCTGCTGCTCCTGGTGGTAGCTGCAATTGGGCTGTCTGATTTTCAGGTAACTCTGCGACAACAGGAGAAAGAACACAACATAAGCGAGAAAAGATTACACAATCAAGAAAAGGCGGGGATGAAAGtataaaactttttccaaaagTAAAGCCCTTGGGATACTGATCGTTCTCGATTACATGCAATAATTCGATATTAAAAACAGCCTTTTTCCAGAAAAAGCAGATGCAATGATGCACTTCGTTCCTAAGCAAAAAGAAATTAATTTCTACTTAGATTTTAAGTAGCAAGATTCATATAACAATTAataagcatatatatatatatatataatatatatattaaggAGAAATTATGCGAATAGAAATTTATGATAATATAATACACGAGACACAAAAGAAAGACATGAAAAACCGGACAAAATTAAACTCCATGGAAAAAACCCCTTTTCCAGAAGAAGATAAAGGGAGGGGGAGGGAGCAAACAAAAGCAAGAAATTGACACTAAATCCTCGTTTTGGAATTTACAATGCAGCCAAATCATAGATCATCTTCTCGCTGTAACTTTAAAGTTCAGAGTCTGCATCAGTATAATTAGCAATAGCAAAATTCAACCTGAACTTTGAATGGATAGCACCGGCGACAAAACGCCAGTAGACGGAGTAAGAGGTGGTGGCGGCGGACTTGAAACCACTGCTGAAACTGACGGCGCAACAACTTGCAGCTTCGTCATATCTCCTCCAGAACTCGTAATTGCCAAAGACTGAGCCAACGCACTCTCCTGAGCCAATGCGTCGCAAAAAGCTCTATGCGTGATAAAACTATCcctcctatatatatatttatacaacACAAAAAAAACATTCAATACGTGGAAAACAATCCCAATACAACCATAATTGGAGTAAAAACTTGACAAAAACTGACGGTATTGAAAGCGTAATCTCATACGTCAAGTGTCATTTTCCTGCCGAGAAATTGAAAATTCACCTCGAAAACAATGTGCCACAATCGCAGCGGTACTCTCTAGTGCCGCAAGTCTTCATGTGGGCTTTCCAATCGGACTGGACTGCATATTTCTTGGAGCACCGCTCGCACTTGAACTTTTTCTCGCCATGCTTACGGCAGAAGTGTTTCTTGATTCCAGTAAGATCACCTAAAGCCCTCGACGGATCATGGTGAATGCAAGTGGGCTCGGGGCATAGATAAACTCGCTTCCTGACTTCTTTGTTGGTTCTCTGCCGGAGTTTCCACGGCAAATTGTGGCCCCTTCGATGTAGCTGCAAGTTCTGGTCGCGTTGGAATCCTTTGTTGCAGATCTCGCACACGAATCTGTTCGTTGCCATCAGGGTTTTTGGTGATAGAGCAATCACTTCTGCATCTGGATCTGTAAAGAACAACAAAACATTCAACTCATTTTCATCCGGGTTTTTCAAGAAAAGCTGTGACGAAAAGGAATCGAGTTTCTTTTACCAGGCATTCCGGGAAGATTCCGCTTTTTCTTCACGGGCAAAGTTGGTTCTACGGACTGTTCGGATTTCACATGATTATCAGAAAGAAGAAAACTAGATTCTCCAGAAGCTTGCGACGCTGAATTCTCAATTTCCGCCATTATTTCTTGCGCAAAAATCAACAAACGTTGCAAAAGAGCTAAAGATAATTGAAGCACACGTACACCATAACTTCAAGGCAGCTGAAAACATATGGAAAATCAAACTCAATCACACTTATACTATCAAGCCCCCTTAgcaaaaagcaataaatttgaGCAACGAAACCAAAAGGGAAAGAGGAAAAGAACAGTAAAATTTTACATTTCTGGGAAAATTATTACCTTTTCCAAAAAAGAAACCCAAGACTCCAAACTCCTAAGAAAATCTAATAAACATTAAAACCCCCTGAAAAACTCCAGCATAACTTTTTACAGAAGCAAGCAAAAATCGGAACGCTGTTTCAAATCAGCACCCACCACCTTCCACAAAACACCCCATGTTCATACACAACGGCGCTTTTTCAAGCCTACTATTATATACTATTGTGCTTTGTTTGTATATATAGAGAGAGCAAAAAACAAAAAGAGAGATTTGAACTGAATTATAAAATTCCAACTAGTTAttggaatttaaaataatgcttGCTCCTCTATGATTATACAACTTCTTTGGTTTTCTTAAGCGGCGGCAGTTAACCATGGTTGGATATCTAACCTTGGTTGGGTGTGTCCAAGCCGTGAATTTCAGCTTCTTCGGTTCGAAGATAACATTGATCGACATCCGACCGTACACGTGGCGACATCTGACATGGCTGGGACACTTGTCGGACGAACTCGCTACTGCTCTGTGCACTGTTTTGACGTTTAGTGATCCCTTGGGAATTTGAACcttcaaattttttataaagCTCGTGGTTTGTAAAGACGCTTTTAGCCTCCAATAATAAATTCACTTCAAATAATTGAGAAATTATTTCATTCAACACTGTTTATCATATGTTGTTGTCACTGTctctatattttcaaaataatttgtaaaatatgtttcttcataaaataaatatgtagaaacaatataatttaatttttcaaaaattaagcTTCAAAATACACCTTTCCATGACTTTTCATATTTGGAGGTAAGAAATAAACCTCTCTGCACATTAAATTAATCATGCAATAAAtttaatttggaaaaaaaatgatTTCATAATTTCTAATGATATTCATCTCAATTATATTCGAAATGCACTGTAGTTATTATTACAAATGAGTATTTCTttcgtgaaacggtctcacgaatctttatctgtgagacggatcaactctaccgatatttacaataaaaatacacaagtttttgccattacaAATTACATAACTTGCTATtcacttaaattttttagtccaatcaaatcaaaaaaaaattaaataaatagaaTTACAATTTATTGTCCCGAAATTTATCGATCCAAATACAATCAATTTTATCCATCAAACTCATTTTTTACGTACTACTCTTGTAAAATCTGGTTTTGACCTTCTAAAAATCTTGATATTTTGAAGAATAAAATCTTGAAATTTATttgtattaaaaataatttaaaaatagacACCGTTAAATCACATTAATGCTAATAGGGTGTGAAAAGTGTGGATGGATACTGATGAAGATGAGTCAGTGCGGTCAAatgagaaaataaattggttGTTGGGGGAGAATGGGATAATCCCAAATTGGTAAATCCCGTGACGGAATTTGGTACCAAACAAACCCACTGTTTAAACATTAAATACACTTTCGCCTATCTCGATACGTGACCCAATAATATGTAtagaataaaattatttaaatttccaaaaaaaaaatgtaaaacatTAACAAATATTTAGCAAACACATGCACGATGGCATAACATGATGTATCTTATGACAATGGGACGAGACGAGACGGAAATGAGTTTGTTATCTTCATCTTCGTCTCTGAATTCTATCTCTACTCTCATATCCGTCCTGATTCTCGTTTTTTCGGATTCGGAGACGAGTATGATGATTCTCCGAGCTAAAACTTattttatctattattattaacgataatattaatatcaatactaataataataatattttaaaaaaatattattattattatattattaatactcATAATATTATTTTCGAGTCGAATTCGTAGATAGGATAATATCCTCAATTCTAAAAAAACCTCGAATCCAAACtcgaaaaaatcaaagatcCATAGCTTCGTCTCGAGTTTTACCTTCTGATGTCCTAATCATGAAGAAAATTATCATCCTATTCCTAGGACATCTCCGAGAGCATTAAGTTCCTTAAAGCAATTATTACTATTTATTCATGACTTAGTTTTCTATCGTAcagtaataaaatatttaaatatattaatattatacaaTGATTGAGAATTTGAGTCTTCGATTTGAGCCAGGCAAGCTACAAAGTACCATTCCATCTCTAATTTAAATTAACGATGACTTGTTTTGTTTTAACTTGGGTGACTGCTTTGATTATTAAAGACCAACAAATTTGGCCATGTCTTAAAGCAAATCAAAGGAGACATTTGTATAGGTCTTAGAGTGGATTAGATTTGTTTTTAGatgaaattgtttaattaaCATGTGGCCACGAGTTCGTGCAAACGGGACATGCCCGGGATTTAGAGTTTTGGGGAGACGACGTAATTAAGACATTCTATTTGGGGAGTGGTGGGGAAATGTTTCTacgtaaaataatataataaatacaaaATCAGACACCTGCGAGATCCTACTTTACTCTCTTTTATGTCAAgcaaatgaaaataaatataacTTCCCCTCATCAATTTCAAGCAATTTTCCGATCTCACTTCCCATGCATGATAGATGAGATCTTACTTATGTGAACATTACCCTCACTTTATTTCAACGGATAAGATCTTGCCACACATACAATTTCCAAAAAAAAGGTCTTATATATACATGGACAAATCTTGaccatccatcctatcatggaAGCAATGCCCACATGAGTAAGATGAAATAAACCCCCATGCCTCCATTTCAATGTCCGCCTGATTGATTTTTCATAGAGACAAAATATCATTGTCGTGTATGCCGGAAACAAATAATCACTCATAAAACCCCATTTTCGGCTAAATAATCACGAGTTCAATTCCCACATTCTCTAAGTCAAATCTATCTTACAAAACTTGCCTGATGCAGTTTACCATGATTTGCACGCTACCACGTTAAACCCAAATTTACAAATCGTGCGCCCAAAGCATAGCATCTGCGGACCGCCacgattttgtttttttaaaacccAAAACTTTTAGGCACGACATCGCTCAACCTTGAGCTAAAACAATACGATATAATTGATGTCACACTACTAATTTGAATATTGTGACTCAATTAGCATTGATTACAGTCCAAAACCACACACAGCATAAAAATAGATGTACCCCACTCTCTTCTATCTACATAATCAAGGGCATGGTGGGGGAAAAAATGAAACTCCCTAGAGGAAAAAGAAGTCTGATTGCAAAGAGCACACAGCTGTAAGATCAAAACATTGTCAATAAAGAGATCGTAATAAGTGAAAGACATGAGAGGGGCAATCATCACCATTTTGATCATCTTTTTTGTTGCTTTTTGCTGTCCCTTTTTCCCTTATTCTAATAAGCTCCAATTGTCTGTTGAATTTTTAGGgaatataaatattttctcaGCACCACCTTTCTAAAGCTCCATCATAAAAAAGGGCAATGGGCAAAGTACAAATACAGTGGAACGAACAGATGAACGAGAATCGAAAATTTATCAAAgttcaaaatataatttttatatataaaaaaaaaaaatcagttctCTCAGATTTTAGTGAATAAAGTCTAGATTTTTACAccacaacttaaaatatttctaTTCATAATTAATCATTAAATCCACCCGTCACCTACATTGGATCATGATAACAATTAGTAGGGCGTGTGAGTAGATTGTGGGGGCATATGTGAAAGATGACTACACAACTCCCTTTGGTCAATGACTCAACTCAATTTTACATAATTATGCATACGACAACTTTCTAGGAAAACTACTTGTCCTTGCCTcctaaaaataaattcaagatcGCCAGTAGAATCATAATAATTTTAGAAATCTAGTTCTTTTGCATGGTCGAGATTTCAATGAATACAAATTAttaaatcaaaagaaaaagaaatagaCAAGTCAACCCATAAGATAAGCATGTCCACAATATGATCAAAACAAATAATCCTAGTTTAACAATTACCTTTAGATGTGCTCAGAAGTGATCTCAACCGCTCGATGTGTGGTTAGGCCAAAGTTGGATAAAACAAAATGGAGAATATTTCGCCCCATATTTGGATAGTGCCTATAATTCTAGTCATATCGAAACTATGGTAGTATGGTGTAACTTAACATAATTTTATCAAAAGATGAAAAATATAAATGCAAACAAAATGGAgttttccttcaaaaaaaaaaatccacgaGAAAACATAAATAACGATGTATATAATCTCCCAACAAAACACAAAAGTTTAAGATTTTGGTATTTCCACGTAAACAGACACTAGAACAAGGTAATGTCTTTAAACTGGAAAATCCTTGTACAAGAGCGGATGCAAACAAATCAAAACTCACTTTCAGTTTGGCAAGTCCGGAAAACTTCAGCCCGCATAATATCTATTGGCATGTGGTCATGAGTGTACCTCTCAGGGCCTAGGTACATTCCTGTCCTTTCCAAAAGATGAAGTCCTTCTTCCCTACCAAATCTTGAGGAGTAGTATTTCAGGTACTCGATGTCCTAGAACATCAAGTTACAGATAGAGGTAATCAGAGACCGGGTTAAACAAATCATGCTGTTGTTCACAAGCTTCGATGTCATGATAACGATCGTGTCATAGCAACATAAAGGGGTATCCGTTTCTTTAAAAAGAATCCCATCAACaaaattagtaaaaaaaaactaaataaatcgcAAACATTTGCAAATTCAAACACTAAAAAAGTACCTGTAAGCCACTTAAGAGCCGCTCTAGTCGTAGTGAAGCAACAGGTTCCGGTGAAGATGAGAACACCTGACCAGGGTAATACAAAACCCCGTCACCAGGAGGGAGGCCACGCCTAAACCGAATCTGGAAAGAATAAGCGTATGCGTCAAAGATGCCAATACATATCGATCAACATAATGTCGTCTAGGTAGATCCAATAACCTCAGCACTAGGAACTGTTGCCTTCTCATAGCAATTGGCACCCCAATACAGAAAGCCAGTTCCACCTTCTTTCCATACACGCCACATTACTGCACGATGTTGTGTGCCTCGCATCCCTAAATGCCAATTTGGATGAGGATCTGATGGTCCCATGCACACATAAGTCCACCACTCCTGAATGATAAACATAAATGATGAGCAAATGGCGATTAGAAGATGAGCAAATGGCGATTTGACGAGAACAAGTTCAACAGTCCGAGAACCCAAATGTACTGGTTCAATTCATAAATCTTACAGACTAATCAGGAGTAAATATTTCGCGAGAATCCATCATTTGTAAACATGACTATTCTGCCGTAGCATATCAACATGCTAGAGGAGCAGTACATATCATTAGAAGTCCCATCTGTCAGTAAAATTTAGCTCCAGATATGTGCTAATAGCATCGATAGCAAGAATGAACTAGCCTTGCTCATTCCTTGCAACATTCCAATCACATTGTATTTTAGATGGTTAATTCTATTGTAAACCGATGTTATCATTTCTCTGTGCCCTTTTCCATTCCAAAAGGCAGGATACATTACCTCACCGTTTTCAGGTTGAATTTCCGCAATAATATCCTTCGCCAGATCTTCACGGTTGCCAATCACCCATTCACTGTTAGGGAAAGATTGATGATTCTGAGAAATCTTTACCATCAAAGGAAAGCTACATTTATAATTGACCAATGACACAATTAAACCAGTAATCTCAAATTCAATTCTACCAAGCACATGCATGGCAACCTCCATCGCTAAAAGCAACAATAAGGACAGGATAAATAATCAAGAGATTGGAGACTATATATATTTACAATGATTGCCCTGGATCAAGATTGCCAGAGTTCAAGATTGCCAGGAACTTTGGCGCTGAAGACTAAGTAGGGGAAAAATCCAACTTCAGATGCATGTCGGGGTTCAAGAAATGGAATATGTGCACTTGATAACTAAAATATATTGAAAACCATGAAGATATGGGTGAAAATAGAAACCTTGTGCAATAGATTTGAGTGTGAGGGCGAAGAAACTCGGGAACTTTAACAAAAGCTTCAAAGTTATTGGAAGCCAGGGGTGCATCACTTGGGCCTGCAATAAGATCAAACTCATCTGAGAAGATCTCTGGTAAAAATGACTTGACTATCATACAGAGAGCCTCTCTGACAGTAGCATGTGTAATAGAAATGGCTAGATTGACCAGCCAGTGGAGCAGCTGCAGCTTTCTagctttattatttttatatacttGCATGGCTCAAAGTCTGTTTGCAATTCAATAACAAAGTTACATCCCTCATCCCACCACCATCATTTAATGTCTTAGTTTAGTATGCAAAAAATGTCTAAGTAGCAGTGATCATAGAAAAAAACTGAAATATAACCTATGTCTAGTCAATGTAACTGTAAACAAGCAAAAAATCTCTCCAGTCAGTCCCCTTGTTCAAAATCAGCCTTCCATATCCACATAGCTGCTTGAGATATACAACAATCTACCTTCCAGCAAGAATCACATCTTATTGTGAACACCTTGCTACAGCAGGCAATTGTTTGAGCTGCGAACATCAGATAGGTGGCAGTCCAAAGTCCAGAGACAATGCAAAGTTTATGGGTAAATATCAAATGTGTTCAATAATGGTCACAAGTCCATATTTAAATAAAGTACAACATAGTGGCGACAAATTTATCGTACTCAAAAGATGTCAACATTGTATTCAACAACGTGATCCATTTAAAGTAGGGTACTAATACTTGGATAAAACAGGTAGGGTGCACATCAAACTGTACCCagcacaataacaaaaacaagtCGTCCAGgcattaaataaatgatttggaAATAACACGCAATCTCGAATCAATTTTTGGTAGCAATAACATCAGCGAATGTGCTTTCCCTTGTAACCAATGCCATACCAAAGATAATTTCAGCAGCAAGTACATAGCAAACAGGTTTCTGAAAGGAAACAAGTTTTCAGCCATTTTTTGTCACTTAAAGCTGCAGCTTATTTGTTGTTTTAACTTGGTTTAAGAGTAGAATGGATAAGCCATATCAGTTTTCCTAcactagatatatatatatatatatatatatatatatatatatatatatcaaccaGATCTACATCTAGttcaataaaaggaaaaaatgAGAACCTAAATAGTCTTACAATTTGTGAAGCGTAAGGGAAACTGCTCACCACAATAATAGGTAGTCATAATACGGGCATCAGGTGCATAAGCATGAATCTCACTCGCCATGTCACGAATAGCATTGTAATGTTCAAGGTTTAGTGGCTGTACGTCATAGAATGCCAGTTCACAAAGAAGCAACAGAAACAAGTTAGAAAGAAAATCGTAATTCCAATGTGGCTTCGTTAACCAAACATATATTCAACTGATGCTAAAATTTGGCACATGCAATCATGTAACAATATGTACAAAACGTGAGATTTTCAATCAATAGAAAAAAGTGGTTAGACCttcagtttttttttataacattCAGTAGGAAGTAGAAAAAGAATAAGCAGATTGGACAAAGAAACTCTAGCATTCCCAAGTGATACCGAATTGTGTTCATACTTGACGAGTAACAATTtttttggaagaaaaaaaaGGTCTACAGAAATCTAAAGTTCGGTTTATAAATATTATCATCTAATTGCATAACAAGTCAATTATCTCATACTTTGGTATAGCAACTCAATAACAGCAAAATTAACAGTTTTTCCAGCTGCTATTTCATGATATAATTCAACACCCATACACTTCGAATATTGCTTCTGGGGAGggatataattttgttttttaagTTACACATCAGCACCCCTTTGTGAGAGgtgtataatttaaaataactaaCTGTTGACTCTTACTTTGGCCCCTCGGAAACAAAATGATCACACTGTTGACATATTTCATGACAgatttttcaaatatattttccaCAGATTCTTCAAGCTTTTTAACTCAGGTCCATAACTTCCAATATTCAATGTTATTTTTTCTTCCCCCTATTCCTTTATTTACCCATGGAAGCGTCTGATGTAACTCAAACACGAGTcataaaagaaaacaaaaccaAATGTGGTTAAATTGGTCACCACTTTTCATTTCCTTGTCATTCAAAAAATCACTTTAAGAAATGCAGGAAATGACATAACGAGCCAATCCAGAATATGTAGGACATGATATGAGCGGCTAAAAATTTCATGTGCATACCTCATCCCACAAGTAAAAATAAGCTTTTCTCCAATGATTCTTtgttctcaaaatctcgacttCTCTTTGCAGAAAATCCTTTGCTGTATCGCCACTAACGCACATTAAGAGgcaaatataaaaaaatcaaaataagaaAGAGAATTATTGATAAAATTAAAAGGGGTTTGGGGAAATTGCATGTATACCATGAGACTACTGGCCTACATGGCACAGCGTATGCTGCAAGCCTTGGATCACCAAAATACTCATCTGATTTGGGATGATCAGCTGCAAAGCACATAAATGGATTATCTCTGTTAAGTGGTCTAGGTTAAGTGAATACTGCCATACTGCATTACCAGGCCAGGGACAGCTGTAAGTCAGTACTCGCATGCCTTCTCCCCACCTGCAGAAATACGGGCTGATTTTATACTGAAGCAGCCACTTGAAGTGTTGATCCAGTGCCTCGTACCACTGGCTGCTTCCATGTTCAACACCAAAACGGTCCTCAATCACTGTATCAGATATCTGTGTATAGTTAAGCAGATTCGAGCTCGGGGagattatatttcatttagatgAAAGGTTTATTCAGTACCAATTTACCAAagatatcaaaatatttaattgctGTGAAATTGCTTGCATCAATTTACCGAAAAGCCCAATATGCTATGAGTACCATTTTTTTTCTGAATAGCATCTGTAAAGTAGCATTCTAGAGTAGTTAACATAGAAAATCTAAACTACAAGATAAAGCATCATCATTTACGAGAGTTGTGCAAAAAAGATGAAGGAAACAATGGAAAGGAAAAAGGTTAGCTATAAATGAAATGGAGGACCCAAAACTATAGGAACATAATAGCAACAGGGAAACAtggataataaaataaaataaaaaaagcaGGATACTCCAATAACAGCTGGAAGAGAAGGTGTCACAGGAAGAATGAAATCCCACACTGTCAGACTTAGCTTCACCCGGATTGAAAGATTTGAAATGGCATCCTCATCCATCATGTCTACTGACCCGTTATCTGAATAAAAATCAGAAAATGATGGGGATAAAAGCAGTTTTTTCAAAGACGATGATGCAGAATTCACTCGTTCTACCTGGTAGTTAAGGTATAGAACAATAAAAAGAATTAGAAGCTAATGTCAGTAACCACAGGAATCCTCAAATAAAAAGAAGATGAGATTCtatcaaaataataattgaCCCACCACTTCATCCAGTGGTTTTCCATCAATTGGCTCCATGACATCAAGACAATTCCTTAATTCTCTGTACATTTGATGTCTCTCATCTTTACCCAGGCATTGTGCAGTAGATCTTAATAAACCAGAATGAGAAATGCATATTAAAAAAATACCCTAATTAGTCATTTTATGCTGATATGTTGTTAACATCAAATTTTGATGAGGCAACAATGGTATGTCTAATTCCAATGCATCATATTTAACTGAAGAAAGAGTAAAGACAATCACTCTGTGTCAACTCTGTTAGCTGTAATTATTAATTCTCCTTCATATTGACCTGGGGGCTGTGCAGTCGGTACATCAATTGAAACCCATATTGCAGTTGTTTCTCTGCAAAGCAATAAGCATTATGCAACACGTAAGCTAAATGTTGAGTCTTAATGTTAAGCAGTGactgttttatgattaaaaggATGCCAGTACCCAGGAAACAGGGTCAGCTGGAACACAGGCACTTCAAGGGGGACAAGAGCATCTGGAACACCTAAAATGGGCACAACACGCCTTACTGTTATTGACTCACCAGCTACTAACCTGCTAACAGGTGAAAAAAGGTCATCAGGTTTAATTTCATCACACACCAtgagtttatgaaattttatattGAAGAGCCAAACCTATCACCAAATGTGGAACGCAGATCACTACATTGCATCTGCACAGTTCCAGCAAAACTGGATCCAGCCCATGAAACTTTTGGGCGTAAAGCTATTTGAACACTTTCCCTCTCATTTCTCGCTGCTAAAAGAGATATCTTCGAGGTAAACCATGTCAGATAGAAGGCACTACTGTCGCAAAATCATTCTATAGCATCTAATGAATCCATCCTTGAAATGCCAACAGTggcaagtaagatatgatcatgaTTAAGTAGCAATAACATAAAAAGATTTTCACCTCGACTAAGTTCTTCACAAGGTACTAGAACACATGAACAGCCACTCAAATAAAGTTGGCAATCACCAAGGGAATGCACATCCTCATAAATGCATGCATATATCTTACATGAAAATCAGGTAAACAGACCATAATAGTAATGACATTTTGGAAATTATATATGATCATTGAGGCATTATCAATCTGACGCATAACTTAGGTAAGCATTTCACATATCATAATGGATATATCATTCAACATTAACATAAAAAAGGGAAACTCTCAGACTTTATGAGTATAACATGGAAACAAGACCAACTGCTATATGTATATCATCAGAAAATATAGTTCATCAACACTTACAGGCTCTAAGGTTCGAGGCATGTCTTGTGGCCCAACGTTTGCTGAGCTTGGTATGCACCATACATGCACTAATTCTGAAGAATGAATTTTCAGTGGATCGATTAATCCCGTTGGTAAACTTGGAGTCTGTGTGCCACTTTCACCCCATCCATATGCCGTCCCACCTCCTGCAACACCTTCAACAGGTGGCACCATCATCTCCTTATGGCTCCCTGTAAAAGAACAGCCCTAATATATGTTCAGTGTCATCCTAAAAAGTACTCGGCAGCAGCAAAATTAGTCCGGAGATACGGTGGAAGTGACTACAATGCAGGAAAGACAAAATCATGGAGCAGTTCAGATCTTCAAATATGTTCGTTTATCTCTGCTAACACAAGTAGATAGATCTACACCCTTATTTCATGTAAGCAAAAAAATCAGAAGGTTCATTAATTTATTGTAATTTTACAGCTTCTGCCTATGAATTCCTAATCTTTGCTGGTACGCTAGGCGGCATGTGATTTCTTTTCTGCTCGAGTGCAATCACCACCGACATGAACTAAATTAAAACTTGTATTATTTCATACTTTA containing:
- the LOC140807573 gene encoding zinc finger protein GAI-ASSOCIATED FACTOR 1-like — protein: MAEIENSASQASGESSFLLSDNHVKSEQSVEPTLPVKKKRNLPGMPDPDAEVIALSPKTLMATNRFVCEICNKGFQRDQNLQLHRRGHNLPWKLRQRTNKEVRKRVYLCPEPTCIHHDPSRALGDLTGIKKHFCRKHGEKKFKCERCSKKYAVQSDWKAHMKTCGTREYRCDCGTLFSRRDSFITHRAFCDALAQESALAQSLAITSSGGDMTKLQVVAPSVSAVVSSPPPPPLTPSTGVLSPVLSIQSSELPENQTAQLQLPPGAAAPFADVATVTASNSSTSSGNVAGNGGVFASIFNVATSAELSHLAAQPPVASYSTMLCTMAGQDQPVIDPMSLSLSSTLYLSSGSSSLYPAALEHPHRHYTPTPQPALSATALLQKAAQMGATSSNSSFLRGLGLATTPPPDRQDSRNSIIAPSHWNNTTHVKLENSSVASGLELGLPSSSSPASFNELMMNSSSLFGNRPATLDFLGLGMGAGEASTGGFSAFLSSITDGLDMTTSNSFAGVGSTVDTWDYPSDRKPSML